A single Pseudomonas brassicacearum DNA region contains:
- the tssM gene encoding type VI secretion system membrane subunit TssM yields the protein MKAFFSFMTRWVIPLLGLIALSLIIWFVGPLLDWLVPEGRRWALIILVFAVWIAYRVLRIIQARRQAAEVMRSLAAQTPPDPTSIATAEELETLRQRMDEALALLKKAKLGGDERRNLYELPWYVIIGPPGSGKTTALVNSGLHFPLAAQLGAGAVRGVGGTRNCDWWFTDQAVLLDTAGRYTTQDSDATIDKAAWLGFLGLLKKQRARRPIDGAFIAISLSDLLLGSDAERAAHAAAIRLRIQELYTQLGVRFPIYLMLTKLDLVPGFMEYFDTLSKEERAQVWGMTFALDDGKSSDSPLAHLQSEFTGLEQRLNDRLVERLQQERDPARRDLIYGFPQQFGALKDCLQSFLEGVFKPNAFEERVLLRGVYFTSGTQEGSPIDRLIGSMAQSMNLDRQHLARQTGTGRSYFIEKLFTAVAFAERGLVGVDPKVERRRKWIARGVLASTVVLVLVVSTLWWVSYRANQAYIAQVDQKVAPLGQTVQNLSPAQRDVLAVLPLLNAVKHLAGDAPDWAEGLGLYQGDMLEAESGSVYRKLLIAVFAPRLLTRIEEQLHSGGNSDFLYEGLKAYLMLADTEHYDADFIKAWIALDWDRSLPRDLPAEQRQALTAHLQALFERRPPVARLDPRLVEDLRRQLQQMPVAQRVYDRIKRQKLPEGIPDFRINEAAGRDAALVFSRKSGKPLGEPLSGFFTVKGYRQGFLLSSLSQTGTLAEEQWVLGHEEGDQQNVASLAADVRRLYFQDYLRQWDALLADIDFVPITSVAQAADVLRVISGPTSPLKKLLVAVAKETDLQQDERLLAAQGAPVDGGVDKLKERLGSLLGQEQPTSNAPAASDDPITAHFAELNSIVSKSEGEPAPIDGLLADMNALYVQVSAMVGASGDALLGEAKNQATAAATRVSLNAERQPPLVQGLVKSVVNSTTNSMMGGVRNQLNAAWTSEVVNIYRQSLAGRYPMSPGSARDATLDDFGQFFGVGGVMDNYFRKYLQPYVDTSTPTWRWQPGAAQKLGIAPGVLQTFQRAATIRDAFFRSGGTQPMVRFELKPVAMDSTITQFLLDLDGQQLSYDHGPSRPTAMQWPNPGSIGVVRISIMPPSASGRSGITLDGPWAWFRLLEQSDLTAGNSPDRFSLRLRVDGASASYELRANSAFNPFKSRVLSGFSLPERL from the coding sequence GTGAAGGCGTTTTTCAGTTTTATGACCCGCTGGGTCATCCCGTTGCTGGGGCTGATCGCCCTGAGCCTGATCATCTGGTTCGTGGGCCCGCTGCTCGATTGGCTGGTGCCTGAAGGCCGCCGCTGGGCCTTGATCATCCTGGTGTTCGCGGTGTGGATCGCCTACCGGGTGTTGCGCATCATCCAGGCCCGCCGGCAGGCTGCCGAAGTGATGCGCAGCCTGGCCGCGCAAACCCCGCCCGACCCGACCAGCATCGCCACCGCCGAAGAGCTCGAAACCCTGCGCCAGCGCATGGACGAAGCCTTGGCGCTGCTCAAGAAAGCCAAGCTGGGCGGTGATGAGCGCCGCAACCTCTACGAGCTGCCGTGGTACGTGATCATCGGCCCGCCGGGTTCGGGCAAGACCACCGCGCTGGTCAACTCTGGGCTGCATTTCCCACTGGCCGCGCAACTGGGCGCCGGTGCGGTGCGCGGCGTGGGCGGCACGCGCAATTGCGATTGGTGGTTCACCGACCAGGCTGTCCTGCTCGACACCGCCGGCCGCTACACCACCCAGGACAGCGACGCGACCATCGACAAGGCTGCATGGCTGGGCTTCCTGGGTCTGTTGAAAAAACAGCGGGCCCGGCGCCCGATTGACGGTGCGTTCATCGCCATCAGCCTGTCCGACCTGCTGCTGGGCAGCGACGCCGAGCGCGCTGCCCATGCCGCGGCGATTCGCTTGCGGATCCAGGAGCTGTACACCCAACTGGGCGTGCGCTTCCCGATCTACCTGATGCTGACCAAGCTCGACCTGGTGCCCGGGTTCATGGAGTATTTCGATACCCTGAGCAAGGAAGAGCGCGCCCAGGTCTGGGGCATGACTTTCGCCCTGGACGATGGTAAGAGCAGCGACAGCCCACTGGCGCACCTGCAAAGTGAATTCACCGGCCTTGAGCAGCGCCTCAACGACCGCTTGGTCGAACGCCTGCAACAAGAGCGCGACCCGGCGCGGCGCGATCTGATCTACGGCTTCCCACAGCAGTTCGGCGCCTTGAAAGATTGCCTGCAAAGCTTCCTCGAAGGCGTGTTCAAACCCAACGCCTTCGAAGAGCGCGTGTTACTGCGCGGCGTGTATTTCACCAGCGGCACCCAGGAAGGCAGCCCGATCGATCGCCTGATCGGCTCCATGGCCCAGAGCATGAACCTGGACCGTCAGCACCTGGCGCGCCAGACCGGCACCGGGCGCAGCTACTTCATCGAAAAACTCTTCACCGCCGTGGCTTTTGCCGAGCGCGGGCTGGTGGGTGTCGATCCGAAAGTCGAGCGGCGGCGCAAGTGGATCGCCCGCGGCGTTCTGGCCTCCACCGTGGTGCTGGTGCTGGTGGTCAGCACGTTGTGGTGGGTCAGCTACCGCGCCAACCAGGCCTACATCGCCCAGGTCGACCAGAAGGTCGCGCCATTGGGGCAAACCGTGCAGAACCTCAGCCCGGCGCAACGCGACGTCCTCGCGGTGTTGCCGTTGCTCAACGCCGTGAAACACTTGGCCGGCGACGCCCCCGACTGGGCCGAAGGCCTCGGGCTGTACCAGGGCGACATGCTCGAAGCCGAGTCCGGCAGCGTCTATCGCAAGCTGCTGATCGCGGTGTTCGCGCCACGCCTGCTGACGCGCATCGAAGAGCAACTGCACAGCGGCGGCAATTCGGATTTCCTCTACGAAGGTTTGAAAGCCTACCTGATGCTCGCCGACACCGAGCATTACGATGCCGACTTCATCAAGGCCTGGATCGCCCTGGATTGGGACCGCAGCCTGCCGCGCGATTTGCCGGCCGAGCAGCGCCAGGCCCTGACCGCGCATTTGCAGGCGCTGTTCGAGCGGCGTCCACCTGTCGCGCGCCTGGACCCGCGCCTGGTCGAAGACCTGCGCCGCCAGTTGCAGCAAATGCCAGTGGCCCAGCGAGTCTATGACCGGATCAAGCGTCAGAAGCTGCCTGAAGGCATCCCGGACTTTCGCATCAACGAAGCCGCCGGACGTGACGCGGCGCTGGTGTTCAGCCGCAAGAGCGGCAAGCCATTGGGCGAGCCTTTGAGCGGGTTCTTCACCGTCAAGGGCTACCGCCAGGGCTTCTTGCTCTCCAGCCTGAGCCAGACCGGCACCCTGGCCGAAGAGCAATGGGTGCTGGGCCACGAAGAGGGCGATCAGCAGAACGTCGCCAGCCTGGCCGCCGATGTGCGGCGGCTGTACTTCCAGGATTACCTGCGCCAATGGGACGCCTTGCTGGCCGACATCGACTTCGTGCCGATCACCAGCGTGGCCCAGGCCGCCGATGTGCTGCGGGTGATTTCCGGGCCGACCTCACCGTTGAAAAAGCTGCTGGTGGCGGTGGCGAAGGAAACCGACCTGCAACAGGATGAACGCCTGCTGGCGGCCCAAGGTGCGCCAGTGGACGGCGGCGTGGACAAACTCAAGGAACGCCTGGGCAGCTTGCTCGGCCAGGAACAGCCGACGTCAAACGCACCGGCGGCGAGCGATGACCCGATCACCGCGCACTTCGCCGAGCTCAACAGCATCGTCAGCAAAAGCGAAGGCGAACCGGCCCCCATCGACGGCTTGCTGGCGGACATGAACGCCTTGTACGTGCAGGTCAGCGCCATGGTCGGTGCCAGCGGCGACGCCTTGCTCGGCGAAGCCAAGAACCAGGCCACGGCTGCCGCGACGCGCGTCAGCCTCAACGCCGAACGCCAGCCGCCGCTGGTGCAGGGCCTGGTCAAGTCGGTGGTCAACTCCACCACCAACAGCATGATGGGCGGGGTGCGCAACCAACTGAACGCCGCCTGGACCAGCGAAGTGGTGAACATCTATCGCCAGTCCCTGGCCGGGCGCTATCCGATGTCACCAGGCAGTGCGCGGGACGCGACCCTGGATGATTTCGGCCAGTTCTTCGGCGTCGGCGGGGTGATGGACAACTACTTTCGCAAGTACTTGCAACCCTACGTCGACACCTCGACCCCGACCTGGCGCTGGCAGCCGGGCGCGGCGCAGAAGCTCGGCATCGCCCCTGGCGTGCTGCAGACCTTCCAGCGTGCGGCGACCATCCGCGATGCGTTCTTCCGTTCCGGCGGCACGCAGCCGATGGTGCGCTTCGAGCTCAAGCCAGTGGCGATGGACTCGACGATCACCCAGTTCCTGCTCGACCTCGACGGCCAGCAACTGAGCTACGACCACGGCCCGAGCCGCCCGACCGCCATGCAGTGGCCGAACCCGGGCAGCATCGGTGTGGTGCGGATCTCGATCATGCCGCCGTCCGCCAGCGGTCGCTCCGGCATCACCCTGGACGGGCCATGGGCCTGGTTCCGGCTGCTGGAGCAATCGGACCTGACCGCCGGCAACTCGCCGGACCGCTTCAGCCTGCGGCTGCGGGTCGATGGTGCCAGCGCCTCTTATGAGTTGCGGGCCAATAGCGCCTTCAACCCGTTCAAGAGCCGGGTGCTCAGCGGCTTCAGCCTGCCGGAGCGGCTATGA
- a CDS encoding DotU family type VI secretion system protein, with the protein MSNDDRTQFMPTPGGRGGDPFRPDAGRPQPTPAPAPLSMPAAPVLTGKAQGLNPLESAAGPLLALLTRLRSTIAHPAPASLRAQLLAYLRQFEERAEAAGVVRNDVLLARYALCTALDEAVLSTPWGGTSDWGKQSLLITVHNEAWGGEKVFQLLEHCLQSPRERLYLLELLYLCMCLGFEGRYRVMNDGRSQLEALRERTAAVIRSARGDYERELSPHWRGVTVARDRLAQFMPPWIAVAIGAALLLALLFGLRMKLASDAEPVFKNIHFLGEIPVQTIDRPVVQPKVIERPRLAGFLADEIRANRIAVEDAVDRSVVTIRGDELFASGSASIKDDFQPLMLRIADAVRKVKGQVLVTGHSDNRPIATLRFPSNWALSEARARSVLDILSAKTGQPERFSAEGRSDTEPLASNATTEGRARNRRVEITVLAEGVE; encoded by the coding sequence ATGAGTAACGACGATCGTACCCAGTTCATGCCGACGCCCGGTGGCCGCGGTGGAGATCCCTTCCGCCCGGACGCCGGCCGCCCACAGCCGACGCCTGCGCCCGCACCGCTGTCGATGCCGGCCGCGCCGGTCCTGACCGGCAAGGCCCAAGGCCTCAACCCGCTGGAAAGCGCCGCCGGCCCGCTGCTGGCCCTGCTGACGCGCCTGCGCAGCACCATTGCCCACCCGGCGCCAGCCAGTTTGCGCGCACAACTGCTGGCCTACCTGCGCCAGTTCGAAGAGCGCGCCGAGGCCGCCGGCGTGGTGCGCAACGATGTGTTGCTGGCCCGCTACGCCTTGTGCACCGCGCTGGACGAAGCGGTGTTGAGCACCCCGTGGGGCGGCACCAGCGATTGGGGCAAGCAAAGCCTGTTGATCACCGTGCACAACGAAGCTTGGGGCGGCGAGAAGGTGTTCCAGCTGCTGGAGCATTGTCTGCAAAGCCCGCGCGAGCGCCTGTACCTGCTGGAGCTTTTGTACCTGTGCATGTGCCTGGGTTTCGAAGGGCGCTACCGGGTGATGAACGACGGTCGCAGCCAACTGGAAGCGTTGCGTGAGCGCACCGCCGCCGTCATCCGCAGCGCCCGTGGCGACTACGAGCGCGAACTGTCGCCGCACTGGCGCGGTGTCACTGTGGCTCGTGATCGACTGGCGCAATTCATGCCACCGTGGATCGCCGTGGCCATCGGCGCGGCGCTGTTGCTGGCGCTGCTGTTCGGCCTGCGCATGAAGCTGGCGTCCGATGCCGAGCCGGTGTTCAAGAACATTCATTTCCTCGGTGAAATCCCGGTGCAGACCATCGACCGTCCGGTGGTGCAGCCGAAGGTGATCGAGCGCCCACGCCTGGCCGGCTTCCTCGCCGATGAAATCCGGGCCAACCGGATCGCCGTGGAAGACGCCGTCGACCGCTCGGTGGTGACCATCCGCGGCGATGAACTGTTCGCCTCGGGCAGCGCCAGCATCAAGGACGATTTCCAGCCGCTGATGCTGCGCATCGCCGATGCGGTGCGCAAGGTCAAGGGCCAGGTCCTGGTCACCGGCCACAGCGACAATCGGCCGATCGCCACCCTCCGGTTTCCGTCCAACTGGGCGTTGTCCGAGGCGCGGGCCAGGTCGGTGCTGGACATTCTTTCGGCCAAGACCGGCCAGCCCGAGCGCTTTAGCGCCGAAGGCCGCAGCGACACCGAGCCGTTGGCGTCCAACGCCACCACGGAAGGTCGTGCGCGCAATCGTCGGGTTGAAATCACAGTATTGGCGGAGGGGGTCGAGTGA
- the tssK gene encoding type VI secretion system baseplate subunit TssK, whose product MSWNNRVVWSEGMFIGTQHFQQHDRYLENLIDARSRPLSAGAWGFSELLIDQGLLAQGKLAIISARGLLPDGTPFNIPQDDLAPTPLNVDDNLRDGLVYLALPLKRAGARDTVDEGEDLGAARYVSQVCEVRDDNAPFENRAPVALGSRALRLLTEQDGIGDYAAIGVVRIKEKRADRALVLDDVYIPPLLDVVASKPLAAFRSELLGLLHQRGEALAGRVVASGAGGASEIADFMLLQLVNRAQPLIQHLSQLSPLHPERFYSELVSLAGEFSTFTASGRRPQQYPPYQHDDLALSYAPVMQALREALSMLIDSKATPIPIVEKAYGIHVAMLADKTLLDSASFILVVRADVPAETLRGRFGQQSKVGSVEHIRDLVNLQLPGIGLLPLPVAPRQLPYHAGSTYYELDRGSDHWQQLSNSGGFAFHIAGQFPGLNLAFWAIRG is encoded by the coding sequence ATGTCCTGGAACAATCGCGTGGTCTGGTCGGAAGGCATGTTCATTGGAACGCAGCACTTCCAACAGCACGACCGTTACCTGGAAAACCTCATCGACGCACGCAGCCGCCCCTTGTCGGCCGGCGCCTGGGGTTTTTCCGAATTGCTGATCGACCAGGGCCTGCTGGCCCAGGGCAAGCTGGCGATCATCTCGGCGCGCGGCCTGTTGCCGGACGGCACACCGTTCAATATTCCCCAGGATGACCTGGCGCCAACCCCGCTGAACGTCGACGACAACCTGCGCGATGGCCTGGTGTACCTGGCCTTGCCGCTCAAGCGCGCCGGCGCCCGGGACACCGTGGACGAAGGCGAAGACCTCGGCGCTGCGCGTTACGTGAGCCAGGTGTGCGAAGTGCGCGACGACAACGCACCGTTCGAAAACCGCGCACCGGTGGCCCTCGGCTCCCGGGCGCTGCGGCTGTTGACCGAGCAGGATGGCATCGGCGACTACGCCGCGATCGGCGTGGTGCGCATCAAGGAAAAACGCGCCGACCGTGCCTTGGTACTCGACGACGTCTACATCCCGCCGCTGCTGGATGTGGTCGCCTCCAAGCCGCTGGCGGCGTTTCGCAGCGAACTGCTGGGCCTGTTGCATCAACGCGGCGAAGCCCTGGCCGGGCGGGTGGTGGCGTCCGGTGCCGGTGGCGCTTCGGAGATTGCCGATTTCATGCTGTTGCAACTGGTCAACCGCGCCCAGCCATTGATCCAGCACCTGAGCCAGTTGAGCCCGCTGCATCCTGAGCGCTTCTACAGCGAGCTGGTGAGCCTGGCCGGGGAGTTCTCCACGTTCACCGCGTCCGGGCGGCGACCGCAGCAATACCCGCCTTACCAGCACGATGACCTGGCGCTCAGCTACGCGCCCGTGATGCAGGCCCTGCGCGAAGCCCTGTCGATGCTGATCGACAGCAAGGCGACGCCGATTCCGATTGTCGAGAAAGCCTACGGTATCCACGTGGCAATGCTGGCCGACAAGACCCTGCTCGACAGCGCCAGTTTCATCCTGGTGGTGCGCGCCGACGTGCCGGCCGAAACCCTGCGCGGCCGCTTCGGCCAGCAGAGCAAGGTCGGTTCGGTGGAGCACATCCGCGACCTGGTCAATCTGCAACTGCCGGGCATTGGCCTGCTGCCGTTGCCGGTGGCGCCACGCCAGTTGCCGTACCACGCCGGCTCCACCTACTACGAGCTCGACCGGGGCAGCGATCACTGGCAGCAGTTGAGCAACTCCGGCGGCTTTGCGTTCCACATCGCCGGCCAGTTCCCGGGGCTGAACCTGGCCTTCTGGGCGATCCGAGGATAA
- the tssJ gene encoding type VI secretion system lipoprotein TssJ, whose amino-acid sequence MIPRFLLAVATVLLLTACAKDAANTQPEEADTAAVELHFHAIAGLNPGATGHPAPVRVRIFELKNAATFGRSDYFALAERAQATLGADLIDQDEVLVQPGQQLSLQRDLDPATRHIGILVGYRELDQSLWRTVMNVPAREYTEYQISLDVRAVRSAVVVPPSSPAQ is encoded by the coding sequence ATGATTCCCAGGTTTTTACTCGCAGTCGCCACCGTGCTTCTGCTGACGGCGTGCGCCAAGGATGCGGCCAATACCCAGCCCGAAGAGGCTGATACCGCCGCCGTCGAGTTGCACTTCCATGCCATCGCCGGGCTCAACCCCGGCGCCACCGGCCATCCAGCCCCGGTCCGGGTGCGCATTTTCGAACTGAAAAATGCCGCGACTTTCGGCCGTTCCGATTATTTCGCCCTCGCCGAACGGGCCCAGGCCACGCTGGGTGCCGACCTGATCGACCAGGACGAGGTGCTGGTCCAGCCCGGCCAGCAACTGAGCCTGCAACGCGACCTCGACCCGGCCACGCGGCATATCGGAATACTGGTGGGCTATCGCGAGCTGGATCAGTCGCTGTGGCGCACGGTGATGAATGTCCCGGCGCGCGAATACACCGAATACCAGATCAGCCTCGATGTGCGCGCCGTGCGCAGCGCCGTCGTCGTCCCCCCATCCAGCCCTGCCCAATAA
- the tagH gene encoding type VI secretion system-associated FHA domain protein TagH gives MPLCLTITSYHKITPGQCSEKSMDQGVMAIGRNSDNDWVLPDPERLVSGKHCVIQYKDGRYYLTDNSTNGVELVKAGVRLRKGNSEPLQDGEVIRIGDYEIQARVDFSLPVTDSNPFAESPSSFEALMGRQGAAVQTPSPMPSPVHVPAHFQGGSAMDTLPDLFDFLTPASVPPATQPDHVPAEQHDFRPPTPIPRPSPPPVVEPVIPPSASVIPDDWDPFSDKPVPVAVAPQPLPLPPVVEPVATPVAQAPLADIFAQVSAAPPAPAPAPEASMTHVEPPVAPPVAPVAPVAPVEANQPDLLQAFLRGAGLDQLRLDKAQAEAQMESIGRSYRLMVEGLIDVLRARSSLKGEFRIQQTMIQPVENNPLKFAPNVDEALLLLLRHGNQAFMAPDAAVRDSFDDLRAHQLAVMAGVEAAIKHLLTRFEPAQLEERMAKPGGLSGIFSGSRQAQYWQQFTELYSNISREAQEDFQDLFGREFSRAYEEHSTRQRRR, from the coding sequence ATGCCGCTGTGTTTGACTATCACTAGTTATCACAAGATTACCCCAGGCCAGTGTTCGGAAAAGTCCATGGATCAGGGGGTGATGGCAATTGGCCGTAATTCCGATAATGATTGGGTATTGCCGGATCCTGAGCGTCTGGTTTCCGGTAAACATTGCGTTATCCAATACAAAGATGGGCGTTATTACTTAACCGATAACAGTACTAATGGTGTGGAATTGGTTAAGGCCGGCGTGCGCCTGCGCAAGGGCAACAGCGAGCCACTGCAAGACGGCGAAGTGATCCGCATCGGCGATTATGAAATCCAGGCGCGCGTCGATTTCAGCCTGCCGGTCACCGACAGCAACCCGTTTGCCGAATCGCCCAGCAGTTTCGAGGCCTTGATGGGGCGCCAAGGCGCCGCCGTGCAAACGCCGTCGCCGATGCCGTCACCGGTCCACGTGCCCGCGCATTTCCAGGGGGGGTCGGCCATGGACACCCTGCCGGACCTGTTCGATTTCTTGACCCCAGCCAGTGTCCCGCCGGCCACCCAGCCTGACCATGTGCCGGCCGAGCAACACGATTTCCGCCCGCCGACGCCCATTCCCCGGCCGAGCCCGCCGCCCGTGGTCGAACCCGTGATACCGCCGTCTGCCTCGGTGATTCCGGACGACTGGGACCCCTTCAGCGACAAGCCCGTGCCGGTGGCGGTAGCCCCGCAGCCGTTACCGCTACCGCCGGTGGTCGAGCCGGTCGCGACGCCTGTTGCGCAGGCTCCGCTCGCCGACATCTTTGCTCAAGTCAGTGCAGCGCCACCGGCACCGGCACCGGCACCTGAAGCGTCGATGACCCACGTCGAACCCCCGGTCGCACCGCCGGTTGCGCCGGTTGCTCCAGTCGCCCCGGTCGAGGCCAACCAACCCGATTTACTGCAAGCCTTCCTGCGCGGCGCCGGGCTGGATCAGTTGCGCCTGGACAAGGCCCAGGCCGAAGCACAGATGGAAAGCATCGGGCGCAGCTATCGGTTGATGGTCGAAGGCCTGATCGATGTCCTGCGCGCCCGCAGCAGCCTCAAGGGTGAGTTCCGTATCCAGCAGACGATGATCCAGCCGGTGGAAAACAACCCGCTCAAATTCGCTCCCAACGTCGATGAAGCCCTGTTGTTGCTATTGCGCCACGGCAATCAGGCGTTCATGGCCCCGGACGCCGCGGTGCGTGACAGTTTCGATGACTTGCGTGCCCACCAACTGGCGGTGATGGCCGGTGTGGAAGCGGCCATCAAGCATTTGCTGACGCGTTTCGAACCGGCGCAACTGGAAGAGCGCATGGCCAAGCCCGGTGGGCTCTCGGGTATTTTCAGCGGCTCGCGACAGGCCCAGTACTGGCAGCAGTTCACCGAGCTCTACAGCAACATTTCCCGGGAAGCCCAAGAGGATTTCCAGGACCTGTTCGGTCGCGAGTTCAGCCGCGCCTACGAGGAACACAGTACGCGACAGCGACGCCGCTAA
- the tssA gene encoding type VI secretion system protein TssA, whose translation MDVPLLLAAVSATSPCGEDLEYDADFLRLERDSRGQPERSMGDSILPAEPPEWRSIQQQSLDLLQRSKDLRITHFLLQSALALEGLPGMARVLTLISELLKQYWAELHPRLDADDDNDPTVRINALAGLTSDVTIRLLRESILARSRTFGAVSLRAAANASGLQSFPDENLGAEQLAGALLDSDPEQLEITRAALLEARSAAEAIEQQVSDQVGSAQGVDLGPLKQPLKMALQILGQFAPQSGDSALSDPVNDDSTATAEYASAPSTPRNTSTSAVSGEINNRDDVLRSLDRILAYYTRHEPSSPLPVLLNRAKNLVHADFAAIVRNLIPDGMSQFENLRGPDSE comes from the coding sequence GTGGATGTGCCTTTGTTGCTCGCCGCCGTTTCCGCGACTTCGCCATGCGGAGAAGACCTGGAATATGACGCGGATTTCTTGCGCCTGGAGCGCGACTCCCGGGGCCAGCCCGAGCGCAGCATGGGCGATTCGATCCTGCCTGCCGAGCCTCCTGAGTGGCGCAGCATCCAGCAGCAGAGCCTGGACTTGCTGCAGCGCAGCAAAGACCTGCGCATCACCCATTTCCTGTTGCAAAGCGCCCTGGCCCTCGAAGGCCTGCCGGGCATGGCTCGGGTGCTGACACTGATCAGCGAACTGCTCAAGCAGTACTGGGCCGAGTTGCATCCGCGCCTGGACGCCGATGACGACAACGACCCCACCGTGCGCATCAATGCCCTCGCCGGCCTGACGTCCGACGTCACCATTCGCCTGCTGCGCGAGAGCATCCTGGCCCGCTCGCGGACCTTCGGTGCCGTCAGCCTGCGCGCCGCCGCCAACGCCAGCGGCCTGCAAAGTTTCCCGGATGAAAACCTCGGCGCCGAACAGCTCGCCGGAGCCCTGCTCGACAGCGACCCCGAGCAGCTGGAAATCACCCGCGCCGCCCTGCTGGAAGCCCGCAGCGCCGCCGAGGCCATCGAACAACAAGTCAGCGACCAGGTCGGTTCCGCCCAGGGCGTGGACCTTGGCCCGCTGAAGCAACCGCTGAAGATGGCCCTGCAGATTCTCGGCCAGTTCGCCCCGCAGAGCGGCGACAGCGCCCTGTCCGATCCCGTCAACGACGACAGTACCGCGACTGCTGAATATGCCAGCGCGCCAAGCACACCGCGCAACACCAGCACGAGCGCCGTCAGCGGCGAAATCAACAACCGCGACGACGTGCTGCGCAGCCTGGACCGGATTCTCGCTTACTACACCCGTCATGAGCCCTCCAGCCCGCTGCCGGTGCTGTTGAACCGGGCCAAGAACCTGGTGCACGCCGACTTCGCGGCCATCGTGCGCAACTTGATTCCCGACGGCATGAGTCAATTTGAAAACCTGCGCGGCCCAGACAGCGAATAA
- the tssB gene encoding type VI secretion system contractile sheath small subunit, translating into MAKQSSQKFIARNRAPRVQIEYDVELYGAEKKVQLPFVMGVMADLAGKPAEPLAAVADRKFLEIDVDNFDSRLKAMQPRVAFHVPNELTGEGNLSLDLTFESMDDFSPAAVARKVDSLNKLLEARTQLANLLTYMDGKTGAEEIIMKAIKDPALLQALASAPKPAQDQ; encoded by the coding sequence GTGGCGAAGCAAAGTTCTCAGAAATTCATCGCGCGCAACCGCGCGCCTCGAGTGCAGATCGAGTACGACGTCGAGCTCTACGGCGCCGAGAAAAAGGTCCAGTTGCCCTTCGTCATGGGCGTGATGGCCGACCTCGCCGGCAAGCCCGCCGAGCCTCTGGCAGCCGTGGCCGACCGCAAGTTCCTTGAGATTGACGTCGACAATTTCGACTCGCGCCTCAAGGCCATGCAGCCGCGCGTGGCGTTCCATGTGCCTAACGAATTGACCGGCGAAGGCAACCTGAGCCTGGACCTGACGTTCGAAAGCATGGACGACTTCAGCCCGGCGGCCGTGGCCCGCAAGGTCGACTCGCTGAACAAACTGCTCGAAGCGCGCACCCAGTTGGCCAACCTGCTGACCTACATGGACGGCAAGACCGGCGCCGAAGAAATCATCATGAAGGCGATCAAGGACCCAGCGCTGTTGCAGGCCCTGGCGAGTGCGCCGAAGCCAGCACAGGACCAATGA